The following coding sequences are from one Paenarthrobacter ureafaciens window:
- the treS gene encoding maltose alpha-D-glucosyltransferase, which produces MKDAAGDSTELNESSNGTSGEETVEETEVPEVSFDEQFYPARPKALRPVARRRQFFAARPSLEFDGLNKTYVDWLRNQSMLGDANTMARQLSGQASMWQNAYARPNPRAAVEKAPVWFTAYPLSFITKEKQSFLAALGDPELWEAFREIGIRGLHTGPVKLAGGISGWSQTPSVDGHFDRISMAIDPAFGTEEEFRRMCEVAADHDGTVIDDIVPGHTGKGADFRLAEMNFRDYPGIYHMVDIPEEDWHLLPDVPEGKDSVNISPEAEQALQKAGYIIGRLQRVIFYEPGVKETNWSATRPVADTTGKIRRWVYLHYFKAGQPSINWLDPTFAGMRLVVGDALHSLLDLGTGALRLDANGFLGVEKSAEEQPGWSEGHPLSEAANQLIGSMIRKVGGFSFQELNLTIDDIKAQSEAGADLSYDFITRPAYHYSLVTADTEFLRLTLRLAMEIGVDQASLVHALQNHDELTYELLHFAAGHREDVFELGGEELTGAEVAEKVQQTLRDRLTGESGPYNALFTTNGIACTTASFIMATLGIPDPEAMTPEQEAQVRDVHVLMSMYNALQPGVFALSGWDLTGIIALPRDVVGELTAQGDTRWINRGAHDLMGTRPDAAKSAAGMPRARSLYGSLPEQLKDPNSYARRLQEILRVRESSGIATSVLLDVPEVSNRALLVLVNQLGDGSLEVTVLNFSDQEIAGSIQSPHLVPGSVVHDLFSSEDVGHVDDLHSFFLELGPYQGTALVLREPEPAEEEQAE; this is translated from the coding sequence ATGAAGGATGCTGCCGGAGATTCCACAGAGCTGAATGAGTCATCGAACGGCACAAGCGGGGAAGAGACGGTAGAAGAAACCGAAGTCCCGGAAGTCTCCTTCGACGAGCAGTTCTACCCTGCGCGGCCCAAAGCGCTGCGGCCCGTAGCCCGCCGTCGCCAGTTTTTCGCCGCGCGCCCCTCCCTTGAGTTCGACGGGCTGAACAAGACATACGTTGATTGGCTTCGCAACCAGTCGATGCTGGGAGATGCCAACACCATGGCGCGGCAGTTGTCAGGCCAGGCGAGCATGTGGCAGAACGCCTATGCCCGGCCGAACCCGCGGGCTGCCGTGGAGAAGGCCCCGGTCTGGTTCACGGCCTATCCGCTTTCCTTCATCACCAAGGAAAAGCAGTCCTTCCTCGCCGCCCTGGGGGACCCCGAACTGTGGGAGGCATTCCGCGAGATCGGCATTCGGGGCCTGCACACCGGACCCGTGAAACTGGCCGGCGGCATCAGTGGCTGGTCCCAGACGCCCAGCGTTGATGGGCACTTCGACCGCATCAGCATGGCAATCGATCCCGCCTTCGGGACGGAAGAGGAATTCCGCCGGATGTGCGAGGTGGCAGCGGACCACGATGGCACTGTCATTGACGACATCGTTCCGGGCCACACCGGAAAGGGCGCCGATTTCCGTCTCGCCGAGATGAACTTCCGGGACTACCCCGGCATCTACCACATGGTGGATATTCCCGAAGAGGACTGGCACCTGCTGCCTGATGTTCCTGAGGGCAAGGACTCGGTCAACATCAGCCCCGAGGCTGAACAGGCGCTGCAGAAAGCCGGCTACATCATTGGCCGCCTGCAGCGTGTGATCTTCTACGAACCGGGCGTCAAGGAGACCAACTGGAGCGCCACGCGTCCGGTGGCAGACACCACGGGCAAAATCAGGCGCTGGGTGTACCTGCACTACTTCAAAGCCGGGCAGCCCTCGATCAACTGGCTGGACCCGACGTTCGCAGGAATGCGTTTGGTTGTGGGCGATGCCCTTCACTCGCTGCTTGACCTCGGCACGGGCGCGCTCCGCCTTGATGCCAACGGATTCCTGGGCGTTGAAAAGAGCGCCGAAGAGCAACCGGGCTGGTCTGAGGGCCACCCGTTGTCCGAGGCCGCCAACCAACTCATCGGTTCCATGATCCGCAAAGTAGGCGGGTTTTCGTTCCAGGAACTCAACCTCACCATCGACGACATCAAGGCCCAGTCCGAGGCCGGCGCCGATCTGTCCTACGACTTCATCACCCGCCCGGCCTACCATTACTCCCTGGTCACGGCGGACACCGAGTTCCTCCGCCTCACCCTGCGGCTGGCCATGGAGATCGGGGTTGACCAGGCTTCATTGGTCCATGCCCTCCAGAACCACGATGAATTGACGTACGAGCTTCTGCACTTCGCTGCCGGCCACCGTGAGGATGTGTTCGAGCTCGGCGGCGAGGAACTGACCGGCGCAGAGGTGGCGGAGAAAGTTCAGCAGACCCTCCGCGATCGCCTCACCGGTGAGAGTGGCCCCTACAACGCGCTCTTCACCACCAACGGCATCGCATGCACCACCGCGAGCTTCATCATGGCAACCCTCGGCATCCCGGACCCCGAGGCCATGACGCCCGAGCAGGAGGCACAGGTTCGGGACGTCCACGTGCTCATGTCCATGTACAACGCGCTCCAGCCGGGCGTCTTTGCCCTGTCCGGGTGGGACCTCACGGGCATCATCGCCCTGCCGCGCGACGTCGTAGGCGAACTGACCGCGCAGGGCGACACCCGTTGGATCAACCGCGGCGCCCACGACCTCATGGGCACCCGCCCGGATGCGGCCAAGTCCGCGGCAGGGATGCCCCGCGCCCGGAGCCTCTATGGTTCATTGCCGGAGCAGCTCAAGGATCCCAACTCCTATGCGCGCCGCCTCCAGGAGATCCTGCGGGTGCGCGAGAGCTCCGGCATCGCCACGAGCGTACTCCTGGATGTGCCGGAGGTCTCCAACCGCGCCCTCCTGGTGCTGGTCAACCAACTCGGCGACGGCAGCCTCGAGGTCACGGTCCTGAACTTCTCCGACCAGGAAATCGCGGGCAGCATCCAGTCCCCGCATTTGGTCCCCGGTTCAGTGGTCCATGACCTCTTCAGCAGCGAGGACGTCGGCCATGTGGACGACCTCCACAGCTTCTTCCTGGAGCTCGGCCCGTACCAAGGCACCGCGCTGGTACTGCGGGAACCGGAACCTGCCGAGGAGGAACAGGCAGAGTAA
- a CDS encoding RNA polymerase sigma factor, producing the protein MSVETDQGGRVEPTREKQFLAAHVACHDQVYRYFRRRTEEASTAEDLSAEVFRIAWEKCSRDQELSVPVVFGIARNVLRNHYRANLRSHNLTKLLEMQRTHMPDTHDPGVREALDMLKPEEREVLLLTYWDGFSSTEISKLLRLTPAAVRMRLHRARKELSRMLLTDHAAEESTQ; encoded by the coding sequence ATGAGCGTTGAGACGGATCAAGGGGGTCGTGTGGAGCCGACCCGGGAAAAGCAGTTCCTGGCGGCCCACGTTGCCTGCCACGACCAGGTCTACCGGTACTTTCGGCGCCGGACGGAGGAAGCGTCCACCGCAGAGGATCTCTCCGCGGAGGTGTTCAGGATCGCGTGGGAGAAATGCAGTCGTGACCAGGAATTATCCGTGCCGGTGGTGTTCGGCATAGCCCGGAACGTCCTCCGCAACCACTACAGGGCAAACCTTCGCTCCCACAACCTCACGAAGCTGCTGGAGATGCAGCGGACACACATGCCGGACACCCACGATCCGGGCGTCCGTGAGGCCTTGGACATGCTCAAGCCAGAGGAACGCGAGGTTCTTCTCCTGACGTACTGGGATGGCTTCAGCTCTACCGAAATCTCCAAACTGCTTCGGCTGACTCCCGCGGCCGTCCGGATGCGACTGCACCGGGCCCGTAAAGAACTCAGCCGGATGCTTTTGACCGACCATGCTGCAGAGGAATCCACACAATGA
- a CDS encoding helix-turn-helix transcriptional regulator: MPEPELPWPLLRAVAALADAPLAEIAERLRDALLPTFGCSALVIFTEDCTGRPQKKAGAEEITSRVSIAELDVLRGALPDEAPWLGEADIAGQARQVLALRHGPSNALLVLTDPKPAEPEPGFGLLEYLWDLTAKRIREKVADAPPSYLLESRAASAERVRVTAELTDLHSTTLETLLAALRSNALDDATARTTATNLAAKALVALRSYSDRTTDLVEEPVVRAFERLREDLRPLTSFSGIEVQFIEPPLNGRALPGEVAHAARAIVRGLVLAMMEQPEVRRVRTQWDCDGENLLINVRDDGGGALTTDDPGIARLDRRVQALTGQMRMDVMSGWGADVFVSLPLDLPTRPPGDVAAWNLAARELEVLQLLAAGHRNRTIASSMGISENTVKFHVRNLFKKLDVGSRTEAIALAHSRGMR, from the coding sequence ATGCCTGAGCCCGAACTTCCGTGGCCGTTGCTGCGCGCTGTGGCTGCACTGGCCGATGCGCCCTTGGCGGAGATTGCCGAGCGGCTGCGGGATGCCCTTCTTCCAACGTTCGGCTGCAGCGCCTTGGTGATCTTTACCGAGGATTGCACCGGCCGGCCGCAGAAGAAGGCGGGCGCCGAGGAGATCACTTCCCGCGTGTCCATTGCAGAGCTTGACGTTCTCCGTGGTGCGCTGCCCGACGAGGCACCCTGGCTCGGGGAAGCCGATATCGCAGGGCAAGCCCGGCAGGTACTCGCCCTACGGCATGGGCCCAGCAATGCCCTTCTTGTGTTGACGGATCCCAAGCCTGCAGAACCGGAACCCGGATTCGGACTGTTGGAGTACCTGTGGGACCTCACGGCCAAGCGCATACGCGAAAAAGTCGCGGATGCACCGCCGTCGTACTTGCTTGAATCACGGGCGGCCTCGGCCGAGCGGGTCCGGGTCACGGCGGAACTGACGGACCTCCACTCGACCACTCTGGAGACCTTGCTCGCGGCCTTGCGGTCGAACGCTTTGGACGATGCAACCGCCCGAACGACTGCCACGAACCTCGCAGCGAAGGCCTTGGTGGCGCTCCGTTCATACAGCGACCGCACCACCGATCTGGTGGAAGAACCGGTTGTCAGGGCTTTCGAACGCCTGCGCGAGGACCTGCGCCCGTTGACGAGTTTCAGCGGAATCGAAGTCCAGTTCATCGAACCGCCGCTCAATGGAAGGGCGCTGCCGGGCGAGGTCGCGCATGCGGCCCGGGCCATTGTCCGCGGGCTGGTGCTGGCAATGATGGAACAGCCGGAGGTGCGCCGCGTCCGCACGCAATGGGATTGTGACGGCGAGAACCTGCTGATCAACGTACGCGACGACGGCGGTGGCGCACTGACCACTGACGACCCCGGCATTGCGAGGCTGGACCGCCGGGTCCAGGCCCTCACGGGTCAGATGCGGATGGATGTCATGTCCGGCTGGGGCGCGGACGTCTTCGTTTCGCTCCCGCTGGACCTGCCGACGCGGCCGCCCGGAGACGTTGCCGCGTGGAACCTTGCCGCGCGCGAACTGGAGGTGCTCCAACTGCTGGCAGCAGGGCACCGCAACCGCACCATCGCGTCGTCCATGGGGATCAGCGAGAATACCGTGAAGTTCCATGTACGGAACCTTTTCAAGAAGCTCGACGTCGGTTCGCGCACCGAGGCGATCGCACTGGCCCACAGCCGGGGCATGCGGTAA
- a CDS encoding glucose-6-phosphate dehydrogenase assembly protein OpcA translates to MIVDLPDTTTSKISKKITSLREQGGVIALGRVLTLVVVTKSGQEEEAIEAANEASREHPCRIIVLADAGAQAPNRLDAQIRVGGDAGASEVIVLRGYGQMAHESESLVAALLLPDAPIVAWWPNGAPESACETSIGAIAHRRITDSANEPDPAQALENIRRTYKAGDTDLAWTRLTNWRIQLAAALEQSDDVEVTAVTVEGDGDSPSTLLLGSWLGRALRVPVAIVSSQAGTGIVGVHLATPSGTISLTRERGSIVELVQPGQPAQRIALPRRSLRDCLAEELRRLDPDEVFGDTVRSFEAFTNVQASAEDVLLSGADRRDDALVRVG, encoded by the coding sequence ATGATCGTAGATCTTCCCGATACAACCACCTCGAAGATTTCCAAGAAGATCACCTCGTTGCGTGAGCAGGGCGGGGTGATCGCGCTGGGGCGGGTGCTGACGCTGGTGGTGGTGACCAAGTCCGGGCAGGAAGAAGAAGCCATCGAGGCCGCGAACGAAGCCTCCCGGGAACACCCCTGCCGGATCATCGTGCTGGCCGACGCCGGAGCGCAGGCCCCGAACCGGTTGGACGCGCAGATCCGGGTCGGTGGCGATGCAGGCGCGTCGGAGGTGATCGTGTTGCGCGGGTACGGGCAGATGGCGCACGAAAGCGAATCCCTGGTTGCTGCGCTGCTGCTCCCGGACGCCCCGATCGTGGCCTGGTGGCCGAACGGGGCACCCGAATCCGCGTGCGAGACCTCCATCGGAGCGATCGCGCACCGCCGGATCACTGACTCGGCCAACGAACCGGACCCTGCCCAGGCCCTGGAGAACATCCGCCGAACCTACAAAGCCGGCGATACCGACCTCGCCTGGACCCGACTGACAAACTGGCGCATCCAACTCGCTGCGGCTTTGGAGCAGTCCGACGACGTTGAGGTCACCGCAGTGACGGTGGAAGGCGACGGCGATTCCCCAAGCACCCTGCTGCTCGGAAGCTGGTTGGGACGCGCCCTTCGGGTTCCCGTGGCGATCGTTTCCAGCCAGGCAGGAACGGGCATCGTTGGGGTCCACCTTGCCACGCCATCCGGGACCATCAGCCTGACCAGGGAACGGGGTTCGATCGTCGAACTCGTCCAGCCAGGCCAGCCCGCACAACGCATCGCCCTCCCACGCCGCAGCCTGAGGGACTGCCTCGCAGAAGAACTCCGCCGGCTCGACCCCGACGAAGTCTTCGGGGACACGGTGCGCAGCTTCGAGGCGTTCACTAACGTCCAGGCCAGCGCCGAGGATGTCCTTCTCAGCGGGGCGGACAGGCGGGATGACGCTTTGGTGAGGGTCGGTTAG
- the hxlA gene encoding 3-hexulose-6-phosphate synthase — translation MKLQVAIDLLTTEAALELAGQVAEYVDIIELGTPLIKAEGLPVITAVKNAHPDKIVFADLKTMDAGELEADIAFKAGADLVTVLGAADDSTIAGAVKAAKAHNKGVVVDLIGIEDKVTRAREVRALGAKFVEMHAGLDEQAKPGFDLNGLLRAGSEARVPFSVAGGVKLETIADVQKAGADVAVAGGAIYSAEDPALAAKQLRAAIA, via the coding sequence ATGAAGCTCCAAGTTGCCATCGACCTCCTGACCACCGAAGCCGCCCTCGAACTGGCCGGCCAGGTAGCCGAGTACGTAGACATCATTGAACTCGGCACGCCGCTGATCAAGGCCGAAGGCCTGCCGGTCATCACTGCCGTCAAGAACGCCCACCCGGACAAGATCGTGTTCGCCGACCTCAAGACCATGGACGCCGGCGAACTCGAAGCCGACATCGCTTTCAAGGCAGGAGCCGACCTGGTCACCGTCCTTGGCGCAGCGGACGATTCCACCATCGCCGGTGCCGTGAAGGCCGCCAAGGCCCACAACAAGGGCGTTGTGGTTGACCTCATTGGCATCGAGGACAAGGTCACCCGTGCACGGGAAGTCCGTGCCCTCGGCGCGAAGTTCGTTGAAATGCACGCCGGCCTGGACGAGCAGGCCAAGCCCGGCTTCGACCTCAACGGCCTGCTGCGCGCCGGCTCTGAAGCACGCGTTCCGTTCTCCGTCGCCGGCGGCGTGAAGCTGGAGACCATCGCCGACGTGCAGAAGGCGGGAGCCGACGTCGCCGTCGCCGGTGGCGCCATCTACTCCGCCGAGGATCCTGCGCTGGCCGCAAAGCAGCTGCGCGCAGCCATCGCCTGA
- the hxlB gene encoding 6-phospho-3-hexuloisomerase, translated as MNPPASASTTAASTTSSDIVRNLSLITDEMTGTAAKIDELQLARVASHLAHPGRIFVAGAGRSGLVLRMAAMRLMHLGLTVHVAGDTTTPAIASGDLLLVASGSGTTSGVVKAAETAARAGARIAAFTTNPDSPLAGLADSVVVIPAAQKTDHGSAVTRQYSGSLFEQALFLATETIFQSLWDNDAQPAEELWLRHANLE; from the coding sequence GTGAACCCGCCAGCAAGCGCCAGCACGACCGCTGCATCAACGACTTCGTCCGATATCGTGCGGAACCTCTCCCTCATCACTGACGAGATGACGGGGACCGCGGCCAAGATCGACGAACTTCAGCTGGCCCGGGTAGCCAGCCACCTGGCACACCCCGGGCGGATCTTTGTGGCAGGAGCCGGTCGCAGCGGGCTGGTCCTCAGAATGGCCGCCATGCGGCTGATGCATCTTGGCCTCACCGTCCACGTTGCCGGAGACACCACTACTCCTGCCATCGCTTCCGGCGATCTCCTCCTGGTGGCGTCCGGCTCCGGAACGACCTCCGGCGTCGTAAAGGCCGCGGAGACTGCTGCACGGGCGGGTGCCCGGATCGCAGCGTTCACCACCAACCCGGACTCCCCGTTGGCGGGTCTGGCTGATTCCGTGGTGGTCATCCCGGCGGCCCAGAAGACCGACCACGGATCCGCCGTCACCCGCCAGTACTCCGGCTCATTGTTCGAGCAGGCACTTTTCCTGGCCACTGAAACCATCTTCCAATCCCTCTGGGACAACGACGCGCAACCCGCTGAAGAGCTGTGGTTGCGTCACGCGAACCTTGAGTAA
- a CDS encoding metal-sensitive transcriptional regulator codes for MNTADLNYPGSDLPALEVDLGPTTHGYTGNKDAYLRRLKRIEGQVRGIARMVEEDKYCIDILTQVAAATKALHAVSLGLVEEHIGHCVVGAASEPDPQARAEQIDAKVKEATDAIGRLLR; via the coding sequence ATGAACACGGCAGACCTGAACTACCCGGGATCAGACCTCCCTGCACTGGAGGTTGATCTTGGGCCCACCACCCATGGGTACACGGGCAACAAGGATGCTTATCTGAGGCGCCTGAAACGTATTGAAGGCCAAGTCCGCGGCATCGCGAGGATGGTCGAAGAGGACAAATACTGTATCGACATCCTCACCCAAGTGGCCGCCGCAACCAAGGCCCTTCACGCAGTGAGCCTGGGGCTCGTTGAAGAGCACATCGGCCATTGTGTTGTGGGGGCCGCTTCCGAGCCCGATCCCCAAGCCCGGGCGGAGCAGATCGACGCCAAAGTCAAGGAAGCCACCGATGCCATCGGCCGCCTGCTGCGGTAG
- a CDS encoding heavy-metal-associated domain-containing protein has translation MSQTIQTNVNVSGMTCGHCVSSVSEELEALNGVEEVSVDLNPGGLSTVTITSTSELSPAEIGEAVAEAGYVVVANQA, from the coding sequence ATGAGCCAGACAATCCAAACCAACGTCAACGTTTCCGGCATGACCTGCGGGCACTGTGTTTCGAGCGTGAGCGAAGAACTTGAAGCACTCAACGGGGTCGAGGAAGTCTCCGTTGACCTGAACCCCGGTGGACTGTCCACCGTGACCATCACCTCCACAAGCGAGCTTTCACCGGCTGAAATCGGTGAAGCGGTCGCAGAAGCCGGCTACGTGGTGGTAGCCAACCAGGCATAG
- a CDS encoding heavy metal translocating P-type ATPase — translation MTNQETFHKPDTRVVELDIEGMTCASCVNRVERKLGKIEGVEATVNLPLESAHVTVPSTVTDQQLVDTVNATGYKATIRQVPTQQPRHSVEVGDMQQHASKRGTGEHAEHVAHSDDFGAQGAHAAHGEAPHKNHMEHGPAASTLFPRLILAAILTVPVFAISMIPAFQFPNWGWVVAVLALPVVSWAAWPFHRAAAINARHFASTMDTLVSMGVIAAYFYSAWQLFADPRITEHPGMEGMSGGLYFEVAAVVTTFLLLGRYLEANAKAKAGNALKALLNLGAKDATILVDGREQKVPADQLQVGDIFVVRPGEKVATDGVVAEGSSAVDASLVTGESVPVEVGPGSPVTGATINASGRLLVRATRVGSDTTLAQMGRLVSQAQTGKAPIARLADRISSVFVPIVLIIAVLTFVLWVVFSGDLNASFTAAVAVLVIACPCALGLATPVGLLTGTGRGAQLGILIKGPQVLEDTRHVDTILLDKTGTVTSGKLAVDHTITLNGQAEEDVLLLAGAVEAASEHPIAHAIAAAANEAMPDAGLMPGVEGFTSAPGGGVKGTVALNGARKSVLVGRTGWLEENGVKPTPAQQETFAEQERAGATAIWVALDGQAAGIVSLTDTIKPGSADAIRKLKELGIRPMLLTGDNAAVAAQVADAVGIAPDDVFAGVLPEGKVEAVRKLQDAGATVAMAGDGVNDAAALAQSDLGIAMGSGTDVAIEASDLTVMGSDLNQLVQAIELSRRTLSTIKTNLFWAFFYNAIGIPVAALGLLNPMIAGAAMAASSVLVVANSLRLRSFGK, via the coding sequence TTGACCAACCAGGAGACGTTCCACAAGCCCGATACCCGGGTAGTTGAACTGGACATTGAGGGCATGACGTGCGCGTCGTGCGTCAATCGCGTAGAACGGAAGCTCGGCAAGATCGAAGGCGTCGAGGCCACCGTCAACCTTCCCCTGGAGTCAGCCCACGTCACCGTCCCGTCGACCGTCACGGACCAGCAACTCGTAGACACGGTCAACGCCACGGGCTACAAGGCCACCATCCGCCAAGTACCAACCCAACAACCTCGCCACTCCGTCGAAGTGGGGGACATGCAGCAGCATGCGTCCAAGCGAGGTACGGGCGAGCATGCAGAGCATGTCGCCCACAGCGACGACTTCGGCGCACAGGGGGCCCACGCCGCACATGGCGAGGCTCCTCACAAGAACCACATGGAGCATGGCCCGGCTGCATCAACCCTGTTTCCCCGTTTGATCCTGGCAGCCATCCTCACGGTCCCCGTTTTCGCGATTTCCATGATTCCGGCCTTCCAGTTCCCCAACTGGGGCTGGGTTGTGGCCGTGTTGGCACTCCCGGTGGTGAGCTGGGCTGCGTGGCCGTTCCACCGTGCCGCAGCCATCAATGCCCGGCACTTCGCGTCCACCATGGACACCCTTGTCTCCATGGGTGTGATTGCGGCCTACTTCTACTCCGCCTGGCAGTTGTTCGCAGACCCGCGGATCACCGAGCATCCGGGCATGGAGGGCATGTCCGGCGGGCTGTACTTCGAGGTCGCCGCAGTCGTCACCACGTTCCTGCTCCTCGGCCGCTACCTGGAGGCCAACGCCAAGGCGAAGGCAGGAAATGCCCTCAAGGCCCTGCTGAACCTCGGCGCCAAGGACGCAACCATCCTCGTGGACGGCAGGGAACAGAAAGTTCCGGCGGACCAGCTCCAAGTGGGGGACATCTTTGTGGTTCGCCCTGGTGAGAAAGTCGCCACTGACGGCGTCGTAGCGGAGGGTTCTTCCGCCGTCGATGCATCCTTGGTGACCGGCGAATCGGTTCCTGTCGAAGTCGGACCGGGAAGTCCCGTCACCGGCGCCACCATCAACGCATCCGGGCGGTTGCTGGTCCGGGCCACCCGGGTGGGGTCGGATACCACCCTCGCGCAGATGGGCCGCTTGGTCAGCCAGGCGCAAACGGGCAAGGCGCCCATCGCCAGGCTCGCAGACCGCATCAGTTCCGTGTTCGTGCCGATCGTCCTGATCATTGCCGTTCTGACGTTTGTACTGTGGGTGGTTTTCAGCGGAGACCTCAACGCGTCGTTTACTGCCGCTGTGGCAGTTCTCGTAATTGCCTGCCCCTGCGCCCTCGGCTTGGCCACTCCGGTGGGCCTGCTGACCGGAACCGGCCGCGGCGCCCAGCTGGGCATCCTCATCAAGGGCCCCCAAGTCCTTGAAGACACCCGCCATGTGGACACCATCCTCCTGGACAAGACGGGCACCGTGACCAGCGGCAAGCTTGCCGTGGACCATACTATTACGCTCAACGGCCAGGCCGAAGAGGACGTGCTGCTGCTTGCCGGCGCCGTTGAGGCCGCGTCGGAACATCCCATCGCCCACGCCATAGCTGCCGCCGCCAATGAAGCAATGCCCGACGCCGGCCTCATGCCAGGCGTGGAAGGCTTCACTTCCGCTCCCGGAGGTGGAGTCAAGGGCACCGTTGCGTTGAACGGCGCCCGCAAGTCGGTTCTTGTTGGCCGCACCGGCTGGCTTGAGGAGAACGGCGTGAAGCCCACGCCAGCCCAGCAAGAAACCTTCGCGGAGCAGGAACGTGCCGGAGCAACGGCCATCTGGGTCGCGTTGGATGGTCAAGCTGCGGGAATCGTGAGCCTGACTGACACCATCAAGCCCGGTTCAGCGGACGCCATCCGCAAACTCAAGGAGCTTGGGATCCGTCCCATGCTCCTGACCGGAGACAACGCGGCCGTGGCCGCTCAGGTTGCCGACGCCGTCGGGATCGCACCGGATGACGTCTTTGCCGGTGTCTTGCCGGAAGGCAAGGTCGAAGCCGTCAGGAAGCTCCAAGATGCCGGTGCCACCGTTGCGATGGCAGGAGACGGCGTGAACGACGCTGCCGCATTGGCCCAGTCTGATTTGGGCATAGCCATGGGGTCCGGTACCGATGTCGCCATTGAAGCATCAGACCTGACCGTCATGGGGAGCGACTTGAACCAGTTGGTGCAGGCCATAGAGCTTTCACGGAGGACCTTGTCCACCATCAAGACCAACCTGTTCTGGGCGTTCTTCTACAACGCGATCGGCATCCCGGTGGCTGCCCTTGGCTTGCTGAACCCGATGATCGCCGGCGCGGCCATGGCAGCCAGCTCCGTCCTGGTTGTCGCGAACTCGCTCAGGCTGCGTTCCTTCGGGAAGTAA
- a CDS encoding DUF2277 domain-containing protein, whose protein sequence is MCRNIRTLHNFEPRATSAEVEAAALQYVRKISGSTKPSKANEEAFAEAVHQIAHITQHLLDSMVSHGPAKNREEEAAKAKARAAVRFGTT, encoded by the coding sequence ATGTGCCGAAATATCCGGACCCTGCATAACTTTGAACCGCGTGCCACGTCGGCCGAAGTTGAGGCTGCTGCCCTTCAATATGTGCGCAAGATCAGTGGCTCCACCAAGCCGTCCAAGGCCAACGAGGAGGCCTTCGCGGAGGCTGTCCACCAGATCGCACACATCACGCAGCACCTGCTTGATTCGATGGTGAGCCACGGCCCCGCGAAGAACCGCGAAGAGGAAGCGGCCAAGGCCAAGGCCCGGGCCGCCGTCCGCTTTGGAACGACCTAG
- a CDS encoding WXG100 family type VII secretion target → MAIWGADVDQLRQLGNKLKAGAETIEQQRSQLKGALDGTDWKGPDADKFRGEWDSQHASSLKKVADALRDAGARAQKNAEQQQQASN, encoded by the coding sequence ATGGCTATTTGGGGTGCAGACGTTGATCAGCTTCGCCAGCTCGGTAACAAGCTGAAGGCCGGCGCAGAGACCATCGAGCAGCAGCGCTCACAGCTGAAGGGCGCACTGGACGGCACCGACTGGAAGGGCCCGGACGCTGACAAGTTCCGCGGCGAGTGGGACAGCCAGCACGCTTCCAGCCTCAAGAAGGTTGCCGACGCACTTCGCGACGCCGGCGCACGCGCTCAGAAGAACGCCGAGCAGCAGCAGCAGGCTTCCAACTAA